From Thermoleophilia bacterium, one genomic window encodes:
- a CDS encoding phenylacetate--CoA ligase, which produces MNHIWNPEYECMSREELRELQFKRLQMTLRWAYDNVPFHRERWTAMKLRPSDVRSLEDITKLPFMTKADFRSAYPYKLFALPLEKVIRIHASSGTVSNPTVVGYSRGDLSTWAELCARVAVAGGARSHDVAQITFEYGLTTGAFGMHAGLERIGASVIPASVGSTQRQLQIMRDFRTTVLVGTPSYVLHLTDVALDMNMDLSGLELRVGLLGAEPWTNKMREEIERRTRMSACDIYGLSEVIGPGVSYECWNKDGLHINEDHFLVEVVDPITGEPVPEGKEGELVFTSLTKEAVPVIRYRSGDLASISYRPCVCGRVFARHSKVYARTDDMVVIRGVNVYPSSIAAVLADIEGMEPRYQVVLYREGALDQIEVQIEVEPSFMSDTVRKLQSFQRHVEERLRQELGVRPRVRLVEPRTIPPTEDGKPRVIDNRGV; this is translated from the coding sequence ATGAATCACATTTGGAACCCAGAGTACGAGTGCATGAGCCGAGAGGAACTGCGCGAGCTGCAGTTTAAGCGGCTACAGATGACATTGCGGTGGGCATATGACAATGTGCCTTTTCATCGCGAACGCTGGACTGCCATGAAGCTGCGGCCTAGCGATGTGCGCTCGCTGGAAGACATCACAAAGCTTCCTTTCATGACTAAGGCGGATTTTCGGTCTGCGTATCCCTACAAGCTCTTTGCTTTGCCTCTGGAGAAGGTTATTCGCATTCACGCCTCTTCGGGAACGGTCTCCAATCCTACCGTGGTTGGTTACAGTCGGGGCGACCTAAGTACCTGGGCCGAGTTGTGTGCTCGCGTGGCGGTGGCTGGAGGAGCGCGTTCGCACGATGTTGCTCAGATCACCTTTGAGTATGGCCTGACCACGGGTGCATTTGGGATGCATGCTGGACTGGAGCGGATAGGGGCCAGTGTCATACCTGCCTCGGTGGGAAGTACGCAAAGACAGCTGCAGATTATGCGTGACTTTCGCACGACTGTCTTGGTAGGAACGCCGTCCTACGTACTGCACCTCACCGATGTGGCTCTGGACATGAACATGGATCTTTCTGGGCTTGAACTCCGGGTGGGGCTGCTGGGTGCGGAGCCATGGACTAACAAGATGCGCGAGGAGATCGAGCGGCGCACCCGTATGTCTGCCTGCGATATATATGGACTGTCAGAAGTTATTGGACCTGGTGTTTCCTACGAGTGCTGGAACAAAGACGGGCTCCACATTAACGAAGACCATTTCTTGGTTGAAGTTGTGGACCCTATTACCGGCGAACCGGTTCCAGAAGGCAAGGAAGGCGAGTTGGTTTTTACTTCGCTTACCAAGGAAGCGGTGCCGGTGATCCGCTATAGGAGCGGCGATCTTGCCTCGATCAGCTACCGACCCTGTGTGTGCGGCCGGGTGTTCGCTCGGCATAGCAAGGTCTACGCCCGCACTGATGACATGGTAGTGATTCGCGGTGTGAACGTTTACCCCTCTTCGATCGCCGCTGTCTTAGCGGATATCGAAGGGATGGAACCGCGCTACCAGGTTGTCCTTTACCGGGAAGGCGCTCTAGACCAGATCGAGGTCCAGATCGAAGTGGAGCCTTCGTTTATGTCAGATACCGTGCGTAAGCTTCAGAGCTTCCAGCGTCACGTAGAAGAACGACTGAGGCAAGAACTGGGAGTGCGGCCTCGCGTGCGCTTGGTGGAGCCGCGGACTATTCCGCCCACGGAGGATGGCAAACCTCGGGTTATCGATAACCGGGGGGTCTGA
- a CDS encoding branched-chain amino acid ABC transporter permease, whose amino-acid sequence MSSAELLQYLFSGITSGSIYALTALGFTLVFNATSVINFAQGQLVMLGGMLGVTLYDSGLPLWAAFIGAVAALAVVAAGFERIAVRPLLHKGVLAQVIATVGASFVFETAAMLIWGRDAVGLPPFSGDQPLFVGGATVVPQTLWVVGLSATIVVMLQLFFRVTLVGKAVRACAVDPIAARLQGIPYGRVVTLIFALTGAISAAAGVMITPISFMSYHSGSLLGLKGFAAATLGGLGSPVGAVIGGYVLGVVEALGVGVVSAGYKDVIAFAILLAVLFSRPSGILGTRLSGRH is encoded by the coding sequence GTGAGTTCAGCCGAGCTGCTTCAGTATCTCTTCAGCGGCATCACAAGCGGGAGCATCTACGCTCTAACCGCGCTCGGCTTCACGCTTGTCTTTAATGCCACTTCGGTAATCAACTTTGCCCAGGGCCAGCTGGTTATGCTCGGGGGCATGCTGGGAGTGACCCTTTATGACAGCGGGCTACCTCTCTGGGCCGCGTTTATAGGAGCAGTGGCAGCACTAGCCGTGGTGGCAGCCGGCTTCGAGCGCATAGCGGTTCGGCCTCTGCTGCACAAAGGAGTTCTTGCCCAGGTCATTGCCACCGTCGGAGCTTCTTTTGTGTTTGAGACCGCCGCGATGCTGATTTGGGGCAGAGACGCAGTCGGTTTGCCGCCTTTCTCGGGAGACCAGCCACTCTTCGTGGGCGGGGCGACGGTGGTGCCCCAGACTCTCTGGGTAGTGGGGCTTTCTGCAACCATTGTGGTGATGCTTCAACTCTTCTTTCGGGTGACTCTTGTGGGCAAGGCGGTGCGGGCGTGCGCGGTGGATCCCATTGCTGCCCGGCTCCAGGGGATCCCGTACGGCCGTGTGGTGACTCTTATCTTTGCTCTCACAGGGGCTATCTCGGCGGCAGCTGGGGTCATGATTACCCCCATTAGTTTTATGAGTTACCACTCCGGATCGCTTCTGGGGCTAAAAGGTTTTGCCGCGGCTACTCTCGGCGGCCTCGGTAGCCCGGTGGGTGCAGTCATAGGCGGCTACGTACTAGGGGTGGTGGAGGCCCTGGGAGTGGGCGTCGTGTCGGCTGGCTACAAAGATGTCATTGCGTTTGCCATCTTGCTTGCTGTGTTGTTCTCGCGTCCCTCAGGCATCTTGGGGACGCGCTTGAGTGGACGCCACTAG
- a CDS encoding ABC transporter substrate-binding protein: MRQVRKAEQRRSEMPRRHGWAWSLCIAVLGSSLLLSLVGCGGKDSSAQNAQGGNSSVTTSASGGAAPTGEPVVIGAIVSATGPNAALGVQERNVLEMMESKINQEGGVLGRPLDVIVEDDKTDAKEAVTAANRLLDQKKAVAIIAATGSASTLAVKPITAERKVPQIAMAAANDITDAPPTEWIWRTPHKDAMAVARALTYISKSLGAKKIAVLHDENAFGSSGAKEIERTAGSYGLEIVAVEPYKTDDTDLTSQLTKIRAAGPEVIVVWGTNPGPALAAKNMKQLGMKIPYVGSHGIANRTFIELGGDAVEGVVFPAGRLLVPDSITNPEQKKVTQEFIDLYKATYNEMPNTFAGYAFEAITLLVAAIEKAKSTEATAIQAALNSTKGFVGPDGIYNYSETDHDGLTADQMIIVKIENGKWVLVE; this comes from the coding sequence ATGAGGCAAGTGAGGAAAGCTGAGCAGCGCAGATCGGAAATGCCAAGGCGCCATGGCTGGGCTTGGTCGCTGTGCATTGCAGTTTTGGGCTCAAGCCTTCTCTTATCGCTCGTGGGCTGCGGGGGGAAAGATTCGTCGGCCCAGAACGCTCAAGGGGGCAACTCCTCGGTTACGACCAGTGCTTCGGGCGGTGCAGCTCCGACTGGCGAACCCGTGGTCATCGGTGCGATCGTCTCCGCAACTGGTCCGAATGCCGCCTTGGGAGTCCAGGAAAGAAACGTACTTGAAATGATGGAGAGCAAGATCAATCAGGAAGGTGGCGTGCTCGGCCGCCCGCTCGATGTGATAGTTGAGGACGATAAGACAGATGCAAAGGAGGCGGTTACGGCAGCCAACCGGTTGCTCGACCAGAAGAAGGCAGTGGCCATAATCGCCGCTACCGGTTCTGCGTCTACACTCGCGGTCAAGCCGATCACCGCCGAGAGGAAGGTTCCTCAAATCGCCATGGCGGCGGCAAACGACATCACCGATGCGCCGCCAACGGAATGGATTTGGCGGACGCCGCACAAAGATGCGATGGCTGTGGCCAGGGCATTAACCTATATATCGAAGTCTCTTGGAGCCAAGAAGATTGCCGTGCTTCACGATGAAAATGCTTTTGGATCCTCAGGAGCCAAGGAGATCGAGCGGACCGCGGGTAGCTATGGACTTGAGATTGTCGCCGTGGAACCCTACAAGACCGACGACACTGACTTGACTTCACAGCTCACCAAGATACGGGCCGCCGGGCCGGAGGTAATCGTGGTATGGGGGACGAATCCGGGGCCGGCTTTGGCCGCCAAGAATATGAAGCAGCTTGGAATGAAGATTCCCTACGTGGGTAGCCATGGCATTGCGAACCGCACCTTCATTGAACTTGGGGGCGACGCTGTTGAGGGAGTGGTATTCCCAGCTGGGCGACTGCTAGTACCCGACTCAATTACAAATCCGGAGCAAAAGAAGGTAACGCAAGAGTTCATTGATCTTTACAAGGCTACCTACAACGAAATGCCAAACACGTTTGCCGGGTATGCGTTTGAGGCCATCACTTTGTTAGTGGCGGCCATAGAGAAAGCAAAAAGCACAGAAGCCACGGCAATTCAGGCGGCGCTTAACTCTACCAAAGGGTTTGTCGGTCCAGATGGCATTTACAATTATTCCGAGACTGACCACGATGGCCTGACGGCTGACCAGATGATCATTGTAAAGATTGAGAACGGCAAGTGGGTGCTGGTCGAATAG
- a CDS encoding polysaccharide deacetylase family protein, with the protein MTAERAKAIGANEMGLIPVFMYHLIEPEESEWSRTPENFRRDLALLEKEGFWPITVRDLASGNIDIPAGKSPVVLTFDDSSMGQYHILEDGSLDPDCAVGIMQAEVEAKRWAPRASFFPLIDVDVSSREIFGQPDLKREKLRNLVAWGYEVGSHTVTHLNLAKASRQEAAKQLAQSQQILEDLIGGGYSVTSLAVPFGEYPASDQILSQGKYQDITYAYSAVLSTVGELCTSPFSGKFQPLHIPRIRGSTKYITAALDTLKKNPGLRYISDGDPTTVSAPLDLDPALGEMRSDLGRPVVRY; encoded by the coding sequence ATGACCGCGGAACGCGCGAAAGCCATCGGTGCCAATGAAATGGGTCTGATCCCCGTCTTTATGTACCACCTCATTGAGCCTGAAGAAAGCGAGTGGTCTCGCACTCCCGAAAACTTTCGCCGCGACCTGGCGCTGCTCGAAAAGGAGGGCTTTTGGCCAATCACGGTGCGCGACTTAGCCTCCGGCAACATTGACATACCAGCGGGTAAGTCGCCCGTGGTTCTTACCTTCGACGACTCAAGCATGGGCCAGTACCATATCTTGGAAGACGGGTCCCTCGATCCTGATTGCGCTGTCGGAATCATGCAGGCAGAGGTGGAGGCAAAGCGGTGGGCGCCGCGGGCTTCTTTCTTTCCCTTGATCGACGTCGACGTAAGCTCGCGAGAGATCTTTGGCCAGCCCGACTTGAAAAGGGAGAAACTTCGCAACCTGGTGGCCTGGGGCTACGAAGTCGGAAGCCACACCGTAACCCACCTCAATTTGGCCAAAGCCTCTCGGCAGGAGGCGGCGAAGCAGCTTGCACAATCGCAGCAGATTCTCGAAGACCTCATTGGTGGTGGTTACTCGGTGACAAGCTTGGCAGTGCCGTTCGGTGAGTACCCGGCGTCAGACCAAATATTGTCCCAAGGCAAGTACCAAGACATCACCTATGCCTATAGTGCCGTGTTGTCCACAGTGGGAGAGCTTTGTACTTCGCCTTTTTCTGGGAAGTTCCAGCCTCTTCACATTCCCAGAATCCGTGGCAGCACCAAATACATAACTGCCGCCCTTGACACTCTTAAGAAGAACCCGGGGCTGCGATATATATCCGATGGCGACCCCACAACTGTGTCGGCTCCTCTAGACCTTGACCCGGCACTGGGCGAAATGCGGAGCGACCTTGGGCGGCCTGTGGTGCGCTATTGA
- a CDS encoding ABC transporter ATP-binding protein, giving the protein MALLRVDKVTKRFGGLEALREVTFAVYRGQIKALIGPNGAGKTTLFNLVSGYLLPTSGRVYFADRNVTGYPPHRMCRLGLGRTFQHSLVFEDMTVLENVAVGRYSRTKAGLLAAFLTLPLHRREERETMKAAEDALRRVGLEHRGDDPAGNLAMGERHLLEIARALATEPQLLLLDEPAAGLNEAETARLAEVVRRLRAEGITVLLVEHDMSFVMDLSDEVVVLDYGRKIAEGPPFMIQENEEVIKAYLGEELEDEASEES; this is encoded by the coding sequence GTGGCGCTTCTTAGAGTGGACAAGGTCACAAAGCGGTTTGGTGGACTTGAGGCTCTGCGCGAAGTCACTTTCGCGGTTTATCGCGGTCAGATTAAGGCGCTTATCGGGCCGAACGGGGCTGGGAAGACGACCCTTTTTAACCTTGTTTCGGGATATCTGCTACCCACGAGCGGCAGAGTGTATTTTGCAGATAGGAACGTAACTGGGTATCCGCCACACCGTATGTGTCGCTTGGGTTTGGGCCGCACTTTTCAACACAGTCTGGTTTTCGAAGACATGACTGTGCTTGAAAACGTCGCCGTAGGGAGGTATTCGCGCACCAAGGCCGGATTGCTAGCGGCTTTTCTTACACTCCCTCTTCACCGCCGTGAAGAACGTGAGACTATGAAGGCTGCCGAAGACGCACTGCGGCGGGTTGGGCTTGAGCACCGGGGGGACGATCCAGCAGGCAATCTGGCGATGGGTGAGCGACACCTGCTTGAGATTGCGCGGGCTTTGGCTACAGAACCGCAGCTTCTCCTCTTGGATGAACCAGCGGCCGGCCTCAACGAAGCCGAAACTGCCCGCTTGGCTGAGGTGGTCAGAAGACTTAGAGCCGAAGGGATCACCGTTCTCCTAGTCGAACACGACATGAGCTTTGTCATGGATCTATCGGATGAAGTGGTGGTGTTGGATTACGGGCGGAAGATTGCGGAAGGACCGCCCTTCATGATCCAAGAAAACGAGGAAGTAATAAAAGCCTACTTAGGGGAGGAGTTAGAGGATGAGGCAAGTGAGGAAAGCTGA
- the lipB gene encoding lipoyl(octanoyl) transferase LipB, with protein MLLARATSMHYRVFDLGLAPYLPVQKLQQGFRQAVTQGTVPGVVLLLEHPPTVTLGKRADPAVDLRDAEELRRRKVAVVRSERGGRATAHAPGQLVVYPVVPIPRRDLRAYVYGLEEMVRLVLERLGLQAHRRPGFPGLYVQEKKIASVGLRCERWVASHGISLNVNVELDLFDLIVSCGEADLRQTSLQAFTGNTYSMDEIKTLCWSELQSVFGWKLDPPVRTTLQEAMP; from the coding sequence ATGCTGCTGGCGAGGGCGACATCAATGCACTACCGCGTGTTCGATTTGGGCCTTGCCCCGTACTTACCTGTTCAAAAACTCCAACAAGGCTTTCGACAGGCCGTTACACAAGGCACGGTTCCGGGCGTCGTTCTCCTTTTAGAGCACCCTCCCACAGTCACTCTCGGCAAACGAGCCGATCCGGCCGTGGACCTTCGCGACGCAGAAGAGCTGAGACGCCGCAAGGTGGCCGTGGTACGTTCGGAACGCGGAGGTCGCGCCACTGCACATGCGCCCGGGCAGCTCGTTGTTTATCCCGTCGTGCCGATTCCTCGCCGAGATCTGCGAGCCTACGTATACGGGTTGGAGGAAATGGTCCGCCTGGTCCTCGAGAGACTCGGACTGCAAGCCCATAGGCGCCCGGGATTTCCTGGATTGTACGTACAAGAAAAGAAGATTGCTTCGGTGGGCCTGCGTTGCGAGAGATGGGTGGCAAGCCACGGCATTTCCCTAAACGTAAATGTGGAGCTTGACCTCTTTGACCTCATAGTGTCTTGCGGAGAGGCCGACCTCAGGCAGACAAGTCTTCAGGCGTTTACCGGAAACACCTACAGCATGGATGAGATCAAGACTTTATGCTGGAGTGAACTTCAAAGTGTGTTTGGCTGGAAACTTGACCCACCGGTCCGAACAACTCTGCAAGAAGCGATGCCCTAA
- a CDS encoding amino acid-binding protein has protein sequence MSIPQLSVFVENKPGHLADTLACLAAGQVNVLSFTIADTEDYGVLRLVVDQVEKAKEILSAAGYAVVEHQVVGALLPNRPGTLAKVARLVSDSGLDIEYIYLGTQDSLILRTEEPERLEKMLQEAGFGILTPEDLVSTVSFD, from the coding sequence ATGAGTATTCCACAGCTGTCGGTTTTTGTAGAGAACAAGCCGGGCCATCTTGCCGACACACTTGCGTGTTTGGCAGCGGGCCAGGTCAACGTTCTCTCATTCACAATTGCCGATACCGAGGACTACGGGGTGCTGCGCTTGGTTGTTGACCAAGTGGAAAAGGCCAAGGAGATTCTTTCGGCGGCGGGCTACGCGGTTGTCGAACATCAGGTTGTCGGGGCGCTTCTTCCGAATCGACCCGGAACATTGGCCAAGGTGGCTCGTCTGGTCTCTGACTCTGGTTTGGATATCGAGTACATCTACTTAGGCACTCAGGACTCGCTCATATTGCGCACTGAGGAACCTGAGCGTCTGGAGAAGATGCTGCAAGAAGCCGGCTTCGGCATTCTCACACCCGAAGATCTTGTCTCCACCGTTTCCTTCGATTAG
- a CDS encoding ABC transporter ATP-binding protein: MLELVNVRTGYGDIEVLHGINLTVEPGEIVTMIGANGAGKSTLIKAISGVLRISSGAIRFEGERVDGLSIEAIVGRGIVQIPEGRRLFGSLTVRENLELGAYLRRRGTRSLAERMDRVFQLFPRLKERLKQQAGTLSGGEQQMLAIGRALMAEPRLLLLDEPSMGLAPVVVRDIFATLRELNRQGLAMLLVEQDARLALRVAKKGLVIERGSVVLEDSAHALVENPQVRAIYFGRRNGEFGGGARKP, encoded by the coding sequence GTGCTTGAGCTGGTAAATGTTCGCACTGGCTATGGGGACATTGAAGTCCTGCATGGGATTAACCTCACCGTAGAACCGGGCGAAATTGTCACCATGATAGGCGCCAACGGAGCCGGCAAGAGCACGCTAATTAAGGCGATCTCGGGAGTGCTACGCATTTCTTCGGGGGCCATCCGCTTCGAGGGAGAAAGAGTAGATGGTCTTTCGATAGAAGCGATAGTTGGCCGCGGCATCGTACAGATTCCCGAGGGGCGACGTCTGTTTGGCTCTCTCACGGTTAGGGAGAATCTGGAGCTGGGCGCCTACTTACGACGTCGTGGAACGCGCAGTCTTGCCGAGCGGATGGACCGTGTGTTTCAGTTATTCCCTCGACTCAAAGAACGCCTAAAGCAACAGGCGGGGACGCTCTCTGGAGGAGAGCAACAGATGCTAGCTATCGGACGTGCTCTAATGGCTGAGCCCCGCCTGTTGCTGCTCGATGAACCCTCCATGGGATTGGCCCCTGTGGTTGTGCGTGACATCTTTGCCACCCTGAGAGAGTTAAACAGGCAAGGCCTTGCCATGCTACTTGTGGAGCAGGATGCTCGGCTGGCACTGCGTGTGGCTAAGAAGGGACTTGTGATTGAACGGGGGAGTGTCGTACTTGAAGATTCAGCGCATGCGTTAGTGGAGAACCCGCAGGTGCGTGCTATTTACTTTGGTCGCAGAAATGGCGAGTTCGGAGGGGGCGCCCGCAAACCATGA
- a CDS encoding branched-chain amino acid ABC transporter permease, with product MAEIKAFCRYLRRHAGFLVFGIAVMTVPAYVGDAYYLSILAFMATRFMMALGLSLLLGQAGQISLGQAGFVGIGAYGSAILTTRLGLDPWAAMLLAALLSAGIAALVGIPTLRLRGYYLAMATLGVNEIIYLLLVRLKSLTNGTDGITGIPGLSLGGLVLSGPKVYHLVAWGVALIMLRLSLNLSASRVGRALRALSRSEAAAQSLGIDVSYRKVQVFVLAAVFASIAGSFDAHYMRFVSPEGYTVTFSIILITGVIIGGLGSIWGAVWGTVAIVILPELLKRVHSDLTNLVFGVLLIAIMIFWQGRRRGVGPTFGRWRKLVGDRIRRGAS from the coding sequence GTGGCAGAGATCAAAGCTTTCTGCAGATACCTCCGCCGGCACGCTGGCTTTCTGGTTTTTGGCATTGCAGTTATGACCGTTCCCGCATACGTGGGGGACGCTTACTACTTGTCCATTTTGGCCTTCATGGCTACGCGCTTCATGATGGCCTTAGGTCTAAGTCTTCTTCTTGGACAGGCAGGACAGATATCTCTTGGTCAGGCAGGCTTTGTGGGGATTGGAGCCTACGGGTCAGCTATTCTAACTACGCGCCTAGGCCTGGACCCGTGGGCTGCCATGTTGCTCGCGGCTCTCTTGTCCGCCGGTATCGCCGCATTAGTGGGAATCCCGACGCTGAGGTTGAGGGGCTACTACCTCGCCATGGCCACGCTGGGTGTCAACGAAATCATTTATCTCTTGCTAGTCCGCCTTAAGAGTCTCACCAATGGCACAGACGGCATCACTGGTATCCCGGGCCTTTCTCTGGGGGGCCTTGTTTTGAGTGGACCCAAGGTTTATCACCTGGTGGCCTGGGGAGTTGCCCTGATAATGCTGCGTCTCAGCCTGAATTTGTCGGCGAGCCGGGTTGGGCGCGCGCTGCGTGCTCTTAGTCGCTCGGAGGCGGCAGCTCAGTCCTTGGGAATCGACGTCTCTTACCGCAAGGTTCAGGTCTTTGTTCTCGCGGCAGTGTTTGCAAGCATCGCGGGTAGTTTTGATGCTCACTACATGAGGTTTGTAAGCCCCGAAGGTTACACAGTGACCTTTTCCATCATTCTCATTACTGGAGTAATCATTGGGGGATTGGGCAGCATCTGGGGGGCGGTCTGGGGAACGGTCGCAATCGTTATCCTTCCTGAGCTCCTCAAGCGGGTCCACTCCGATCTTACAAATTTGGTGTTCGGCGTTTTGCTGATTGCCATAATGATCTTTTGGCAAGGACGGCGGCGAGGGGTCGGGCCGACTTTTGGTAGGTGGCGAAAACTTGTAGGGGATCGGATTCGGCGTGGCGCTTCTTAG
- a CDS encoding putative glycoside hydrolase yields the protein MTFVIIAGLAAFGAGFVLLWSLGSWMVGGPGFPWRSAEQAVSITTPAVTAPDYSVEPLVDLIAFRDLSYTPVKGIYVGSYAVQSNEWMPRLLGLADRTEINAFVIDVKDDWGKITYAANVPMAKKLGLIENRIKDIDALLATLAKHNIVPIARVVCFKDTRLSEARPDLSVRSSKGGKWADWKGLHYTNPYKHEVWEYLVQIAEDAARHGFREIQFDYVRFPSDGPISEAVYPGEYCAKEDAIAGFLAYARQRLEKLGVWVSADIFGIAIMDTRDAAVIGQRYWKIAQNVDIVCPMVYPSHYESGSYGIQNPNASPYETVSAAMKETAKRLAGTGAMGRPWLQDFSLRGVEYGVERVKAQIRAAEEQGFTEWLLWDPALEYTEGALRPEGG from the coding sequence ATGACATTCGTCATTATTGCTGGTCTGGCGGCTTTTGGTGCGGGCTTCGTACTGCTTTGGTCTTTAGGAAGCTGGATGGTTGGGGGACCAGGCTTTCCTTGGCGTTCTGCGGAGCAGGCCGTGTCGATCACAACGCCTGCAGTCACAGCGCCCGACTACTCGGTAGAACCTCTCGTTGATCTGATCGCTTTTCGCGACCTTTCCTATACCCCAGTGAAGGGTATTTACGTTGGCAGTTACGCTGTTCAGTCCAACGAATGGATGCCGAGATTGCTCGGCTTGGCTGACAGGACCGAAATCAACGCTTTCGTAATTGATGTCAAGGACGACTGGGGCAAGATCACGTACGCTGCGAATGTGCCTATGGCAAAAAAGCTGGGGCTTATTGAGAACCGCATAAAGGACATTGATGCTTTGCTTGCGACCTTGGCAAAGCACAATATCGTTCCAATTGCTCGTGTGGTGTGTTTCAAGGATACTCGCCTGTCCGAAGCAAGGCCCGATCTCTCGGTCCGCAGCTCCAAGGGAGGTAAATGGGCCGACTGGAAGGGTCTTCACTACACGAACCCGTACAAGCACGAGGTGTGGGAGTATCTCGTGCAAATAGCGGAAGACGCCGCTCGGCATGGATTTAGAGAGATCCAGTTTGACTACGTGCGTTTTCCGAGCGACGGTCCTATTTCGGAGGCTGTCTATCCGGGTGAGTATTGCGCTAAAGAAGACGCCATTGCTGGGTTTTTGGCGTATGCCCGTCAACGACTGGAAAAGCTAGGGGTTTGGGTGTCGGCGGATATCTTCGGCATTGCGATCATGGATACCCGTGATGCGGCCGTGATCGGCCAGCGCTATTGGAAGATCGCTCAGAATGTGGACATAGTGTGTCCGATGGTGTACCCGTCCCACTATGAGAGTGGTTCTTACGGGATTCAAAACCCCAATGCTAGTCCCTACGAGACTGTTTCTGCTGCGATGAAGGAGACAGCTAAGAGACTGGCAGGAACAGGCGCCATGGGGCGTCCTTGGCTTCAAGATTTCTCGCTCCGAGGGGTGGAGTACGGAGTGGAAAGAGTAAAGGCTCAGATCAGAGCGGCTGAGGAACAGGGGTTTACGGAATGGCTGCTTTGGGATCCCGCTCTTGAGTATACTGAAGGAGCCTTGCGTCCGGAGGGCGGATAA